A genome region from Caldisalinibacter kiritimatiensis includes the following:
- a CDS encoding Fe-S-containing hydro-lyase, whose protein sequence is MKEINITTPLTDDVVANLKAGDRVYISGTIYTGRDAAHKRLVEAIKQGEQLPFDIENSILYYVGPCPPKPGKVIGSAGPTTSYRMDDYTPYLLEKGLKGMIGKGQRNNKVIESMKKNKAVYFAAIGGAGALISDCIKESTVIAYEDLGTEAIRKLTVEKLPAIVVIDSKGNNLYNIEVSKYEI, encoded by the coding sequence TTGAAAGAAATAAATATAACGACGCCACTTACAGATGATGTTGTGGCTAATCTTAAAGCTGGAGATAGGGTATATATTAGTGGAACTATTTACACAGGCAGGGATGCAGCACATAAAAGATTAGTAGAGGCAATAAAACAAGGAGAACAATTACCTTTTGATATAGAAAACTCTATACTTTACTATGTAGGGCCTTGCCCACCAAAACCAGGTAAGGTTATAGGTTCAGCAGGGCCTACCACTAGTTATAGAATGGATGATTATACACCTTATTTATTAGAAAAAGGATTAAAGGGTATGATAGGGAAGGGACAACGTAACAATAAAGTTATTGAATCTATGAAAAAAAATAAAGCAGTATATTTTGCAGCGATAGGCGGTGCTGGAGCTTTAATTTCCGATTGTATTAAAGAATCAACCGTTATTGCATATGAAGATTTAGGAACAGAAGCTATAAGAAAACTGACTGTGGAAAAATTACCTGCTATTGTGGTTATTGATTCTAAAGGGAATAATTTATATAATATAGAGGTTAGTAAGTATGAAATTTAA